The following are encoded in a window of Corythoichthys intestinalis isolate RoL2023-P3 chromosome 8, ASM3026506v1, whole genome shotgun sequence genomic DNA:
- the pi4k2a gene encoding phosphatidylinositol 4-kinase type 2-alpha gives MDETSPLVSPLRDSNDYSYGPTEPASPRGSFGGTPGSVVRIPAGSPSRSRERQPLLDRDRGTASREPHRNEFPEDPEFREIIRKAERAIEEGIYPERIYQGSSGSYFVKDSHGKIIGVFKPKNEEPYGQLNPKWTKWLQKLCCPCCFGRDCLVLNQGYLSEAGASLVDQKLELNIVPRTKVVYLASETFNYSAIDRVKSRGKRLALEKVPKVGQRFHRIGLPPKVGSFQLFVDGYKDADFWLRRFEAEPLPENTNRQLQLQFERLVVLDYIIRNTDRGNDNWLLKYDCPMDPVGNRDTDWVVVKDPIIKLAAIDNGLAFPLKHPDSWRAYPFYWAWLSQAKVPFSQEIRELVLPKLSDPNFIKDLEEDLYELFKKDPGFDRGQFHKQVAVMRGQILNLCQALKDDKTPLQLVQMPPVIVETARAPQRANSESYTQSFQSRRPFFTWW, from the exons ATGGACGAGACGAGTCCGCTTGTCTCTCCTCTACGTGACTCAAATGATTACAGCTACGGTCCCACAGAGCCTGCCAGCCCGCGGGGCTCCTTTGGAGGCACGCCGGGCTCTGTGGTGCGCATCCCCGCCGGTAGTCCGAGTCGCAGTCGCGAAAGGCAGCCGCTGTTGGACCGGGACCGCGGCACTGCGTCGCGGGAGCCGCATCGGAATGAATTCCCGGAGGATCCCGAGTTCCGAGAGATCATCCGCAAGGCCGAGCGAGCTATCGAGGAGGGGATCTACCCAGAGAGGATCTACCAAGGATCCAGTGGTAGCTATTTTGTCAAAGACTCGCACGGG AAGATCATCGGTGTGTTCAAGCCGAAGAATGAAGAACCCTATGGCCAGCTTAACCCGAAATGGACTAAGTGGCTCCAGAAACTGTGCTGTCCATGCTGTTTTGGTCGTGACTGTTTAGTTCTAAACCAGGGCTACCTCTCGGAGGCCGGTGCTAGTCTGGTTGACCAGAAACTAGAGCTCAATATTGTTCCAAGGACCAAG GTGGTATACTTGGCAAGTGAGACGTTCAACTATAGCGCCATAGACCGGGTCAAGTCTCGAGGGAAAAGGCTTGCCTTGGAGAAAGTCCCAAAAGTGGGTCAGCGCTTCCATAGGATTGGGCTGCCTCCTAAG GTTGGCTCCTTCCAGCTCTTTGTTGACGGATATAAGGATGCAGATTTCTGGCTTCGCAGGTTTGAAGCAGAACCTCTTCCAGAGAACACCAACCGTCAGCTTCAGCTGCAGTTTGAGCGCCTAGTAGTACTTGATTACATCATCAGGAATACAG ACAGGGGAAATGACAACTGGCTGCTCAAATATGACTGCCCCATGGACCCTGTAGGGAACCGA GACACTGACTGGGTTGTAGTGAAGGACCCAATAATTAAGCTGGCAGCCATAGACAACGGTCTAGCTTTCCCTCTCAAACATCCTGACTCTTGGAGAGCAT ATCCTTTCTACTGGGCATGGCTCTCCCAGGCCAAAGTTCCTTTCTCTCAGGAAATCCGGGAACTTGTTCTGCCAAAACTATCGGAcccaaattttattaaagacCTCGAGGAGGACCTCTATGAACTATTCAAG AAAGATCCTGGTTTTGACAGAGGACAGTTTCACAAGCAGGTCGCTGTCATGAGGGGCCAG ATTCTGAACCTGTGCCAAGCACTAAAGGATGATAAAACACCCCTCCAGCTGGTCCAGATGCCCCCGGTGATCGTTGAAACAGCCAGAGCCCCCCAAAGAGCCAATAGTGAGTCATACACGCAGAGTTTCCAGAGTAGAAGACCTTTCTTTACCTGGTGGTAG
- the exosc1 gene encoding exosome complex component CSL4, which produces MSPMKLCVPGDKLCSAEDCIPGTGVYLRHGYIYSSLAGYVLKKNEGEELPVISVVRETETQLLPDVGAIVTCKVTSINPRIAKVHILYVGSTPLKDRFRGTIRKEDVRATEKDKVETYKCFRPGDIVLAKVISLGDVQSNYLLTTAENELGVVVAHSEAGAQMVPISWCEMQCPLTHSKEFRKVARVQPEYLQA; this is translated from the exons ATGTCGCCCATGAAGCTGTGTGTTCCTG gtgatAAACTTTGCAGTGCAGAAGACTGTATACCTGGAACAGGTGTATACCTGCGACATGGCTACATTTACTCCTCGCTTGCAGGCTACGTGCTCAAGAAGAATGAAGGCGAAGAG TTACCAGTCATCTCTGTTGTTAGAGAAACGGAAACCCAATTACTGCCAGATGTCGGCGCAATTGTCACTTGTAAG GTAACTAGTATCAATCCCAGGATTGCCAAGGTCCATATCCTTTATGTCGGCTCCACACCGCTAAAGGACCGCTTCAGAGGAACTATCAG AAAAGAAGATGTGCGGGCAACCGAGAAAGACAAG GTGGAAACGTATAAATGTTTTAGACCTGGAGACATTGTCCTTGCGAAAGTG ATTTCTCTGGGTGATGTGCAGTCGAACTACCTCCTCACTACAGCTGAGAATGAGCTCGGGGTGGTTGTGGCCCATAGTGAAGCAG gtGCACAGATGGTTCCGATCAGCTGGTGTGAGATGCAGTGTCCACTGACACATTCCAAAGAGTTTCGCAAAGTGGCAAGGGTCCAACCAGAGTATTTGCAGGCATGA
- the pgam1b gene encoding phosphoglycerate mutase 1b, translated as MAAYKLVLIRHGESCWNQENRFCGWFDADLSETGEQEAKRGGQALKDAGYEFDICYTSVLKRAVRTLWFVLDSIDQMWLPVHRTWRLNERHYGGLTGLNKAETAAKHGEAQVKIWRRSFDIPPPPMDEGHDFYQTISKDRRYADLTEDQLPTCESLKDTIARALPFWNDEIVPQIKEGKRVLIAAHGNSLRGIVKHLEGMSEEAIMELNLPTGIPVVYELDKNLKPIGPMQFLGDEETVQKAMAAVAAQGKAKK; from the exons ATGGCAGCGTACAAATTGGTGCTGATCCGACACGGCGAGAGCTGCTGGAACCAGGAGAATCGCTTCTGCGGGTGGTTCGACGCGGATTTGAGCGAAACGGGCGAGCAAGAGGCAAAGAGGGGTGGACAGGCGTTGAAAG ATGCTGGCTATGAGTTTGACATTTGTTACACCTCAGTTCTTAAGAGGGCCGTCCGCACTCTGTGGTTTGTTCTGGACAGCATCGACCAAATGTGGCTTCCAGTGCACAGGACCTGGCGCCTCAATGAGCGCCATTATGGCGGTCTGACTGGCTTGAACAAGGCTGAAACAGCAGCTAAACATGGAGAGGCCCAGGTCAAGATTTGGAGGCGCTCGTTTGACATTCCTCCTCCACCTATGGATGAGGGCCACGACTTCTATCAGACCATAAGCAAG GACCGACGTTATGCCGATCTGACAGAGGACCAGCTTCCAACATGTGAGAGCCTGAAGGACACCATTGCTAGGGCTCTTCCCTTTTGGAATGACGAGATAGTTCCACAGATCAAAGAAGGGAAGAGGGTGCTGATTGCTGCCCATGGCAACAGTCTCCGTGGCATTGTCAAGCACCTTGAGG GTATGTCTGAGGAGGCCATCATGGAGCTAAACCTGCCTACAGGTATTCCTGTTGTGTATGAATTGGACAAAAACCTGAAGCCCATAGGACCCATGCAGTTTTTGGGAGATGAGGAGACTGTACAGAAAGCGATGGCTGCTGTGGCAGCTCAgggtaaagcaaaaaaataa